Genomic segment of Streptococcus australis:
ACGACATTGACAAGGCCTACTATCTAACAGGTTATGGGACCAGAGAACAGTTTGCTAAATTGTACAAGACCATTTACCAGTTCCCAGAGTTTGATATTCGCTATAAGCTTAAAGACTTAGCAGCCTATCTCAATATCCAACAAATCTTATTGGTCAAGATGATTCAAGTATTTGAGGAACTTGGCTTTGTGACGATCAAAGATGGTGTCATGACAGTCAATAAAGAAGCGCCGAAGCGGGAGATAGGAGAAAGTCAGATTTACCAAAATCTCAAACAAACCGTCAAAAATCAAGAAATCATGGCACTAGGTACCGTGCAAGAAATATATGATTTCTTAATGGCAGAAAACTAGAAGATAGGAAAGAGTTGGGGAACCAGCTCTTTTTTGAAAACAAATCTTCATTTTGAAAATCATCAAAAAAATGGTATAATGGTAGGAAAAGATTCGGCTGAGAGTTTTAGAACTTTTAGAATAAGAGGGTGAACCTACCCTATAATCAAGATAAACTAAGGTTTCGGAGGGAAAATGAGTAATATCAGTTTAACAACACTTGGTGGTGTGCGTGAAAACGGGAAAAATATGTACATTGCAGAGATCGATGGATCTATTTTTGTTTTGGATGCGGGGCTTAAATACCCTGAAAATGAACAGCTTGGGGTCGACGTCGTCATTCCAAATATGGATTATCTTTTTGAAAATAGCGATCGTATCGCTGGGGTCTTCTTAACCCACGGACATGCGGATGCCATTGGAGCTCTGCCTTACCTTTTGGCAGAGGCTAAGGTGCCTGTGTTTGGCTCTGAGTTGACCATCGAGTTGGCAAAACTCTTTGTCAAAGGAAATGATGCTGTTAAGAAATTCAATGACTTCCATGTGATTGATGAGGATACGGAGATTGACTTTGGAGGAACTGTAGTTTCCTTCTTCCGTACAACTCACTCCATCCCAGAAAGTTTGGGAGTCGTCTTGAAAACTCCAAAAGGGAGCATTGTTTACACAGGTGACTTCAAGTTTGACCAGACTGCTAGTGAATCCTATGCGACTGATTTTGGTCGCTTGGCCGAGATTGGTCGTGAGGGTGTCTTGGCTCTTCTCAGTGACTCGGCTAATGCGGACAGCAATATCCAAGTAGCGAGTGAGAGTGAAGTTGGAGAGGAAATTACCCAAACCATTGCAGACTGGGAAGGTCGAATCATCGTTGCGGCTGTTGCCAGCAACCTCTCTCGTATCCAGCAGGTCTTTGATGCTGCAGCGGACACAGGTCGTCGAGTTGTTTTGACTGGATTTGATGTTGAAAATATCGTCCGCACAGCGATTCGTCTCAAAAAATTGTCTCTAGCAAACGAAAGTCTCTTGATTAAACCCAAAGAAATGTCTCGATTTGAAGACCATGAGTTGATTATCCTTGAGACTGGTCGTATGGGTGAGCCTATTAATGGACTTCGCAAGATGTCTATCGGACGCCACCGTTATGTGGAAATCAAAGATGGGGACTTGGTCTATATCGTAACGACTCCATCTATCGCCAAAGAAGCTGTTATGGCACGTGTGGAAAATATGATCTACCAAGCTGGTGGTGTAGTGAAACTCATTACCCAAAGTTTGCGAGTATCTGGACACGGGAATGCGCGTGATCTTCAGTTGATGATTAATCTCTTGCAACCCAAGTATCTCTTCCCTATCCAAGGGGAATACCGTGAGTTGGATGCGCATGCCAAGGCTGCCATGGCAGTTGGGATGTTGCCAGAGCGTATTTTTATCCCTAAAAAGGGAACAACCATGTCCTACGAACACGGGGACTTTGTTCCTGCTGGCGGAGTTTCTGCAGGTGATGTCTTGATTGACGGAAATGCTATCGGAGATGTTGGGAATGTCGTTCTTCGCGACCGTAAAGTCTTGTCAGAGGACGGGATTTTCATCGTTGCCATTACCGTAAATAGACGTGAGAAAAAAATCATCGCTAAGGCGCGAGTTCACACGCGCGGATTTGTTTATCTCAAGAAGAGCCGTGACATTCTCCGTGAAAGTTCAGAACTGATCAACCAAATTGTGGAAGACTATCTCCAAGGTGATGATTTTGACTGGGCTGATCTCAAAGGGAAGGTCCGTGATGGCTTGGCCAAGTATCTCTTTGATCAAACCAAGCGTCGTCCAGCAATCTTGCCAGTCGTGATGGAAGCAAAATAATAAGCAACATACCTACAGAAAAAGTCGAATTTCGGCTTTTTCTTATAGAATAGTATAAAGGAGAAAACCATGGCAGTTATGAATATCGAGTATTACTCTGAAGTTTTGGATATGGAGTGGGGCGTTACCGTACTCTATCCTGATGCCAGTCGGGTAACAGAACCAGAGTGCACAGATATTCCTGTTCTTTATCTTTTGCATGGAATGTCAGGAAATCAGAATAGCTGGCTCAAGCGTACCAATGTCGAGCGCTTGTTGCGGGGAACCAATCTTATTGTTATCATGCCCAATACTAGTAATGGTTGGTACACAGATACCCAGTATGGTTTTGACTACTTTACTGCTCTAGCAGAAGAGTTGCCTCAGGTTATGAAACGTTTCTTCCCCAATATGACCAGCAAGCGAGAAAAGACCTTCATTGCGGGTCTCTCCATGGGAGGCTATGGTTCCTTCAAGCTGGCTCTCGCAACCAATCGTTTTTCTCATGCGGCTAGTTTTTCTGGTGCACTCAGTTTTCAGGAATTTTCTCCTGAAAGTCAGGATTTGGGCTCTCTTGCCTACTGGCGAGGAGTTTTTGGAGAAATCAAAGACTGGACAGCTAGCCCTCATTCGCTTGAAAGTATTGCTACGAAATCGGATAAAAAAACCAAACTTTGGGCTTGGTGTGGCGAACAAGACTATCTCTACTCAGCCAATAAGCTCGCTGTAAAAAACCTCAAAAAGCTTGGTTTTGAAGTGACCTATAGTCATAGTGCTGGCACTCATGAGTGGTACTACTGGGAAAAACAATTGGAGCGTTTTTTAGCTACTCTACCAATTAACTTTGTTTTGGAAGAGCGCTTATCTTAGTTTTAGGTTTTTTTCAGTTTTTTTGAGTAAAATAGAGAATCTATCTTGATTATGGGAGACCATCGATTTTAAGATAGATTCTTATTTTTATGAAAGGTGGAGTGTCATGTTCTGGATTATTCGATTATTTCTCCGATTTCTTTTGGGAATTTGGCGTTTCTTTTGGCGTCTGGTCTGGACCTTGATCATCATCCTTCTCCTTGCTTTTGGAGTGCTATGGTATCTGACAGGTGATTTTCATTCTGCGGTCAATCAGGTTGAAAAAATGAGCCAGATTGGTCAAGGCGGCTGGAATCAATGGCAGGAAACGGGAACTTTGGAAGTTTTGTCTCAGAATGACAGTCACCAACATGCTGAAGGCAAGTGGGCTCAGGCTTCAGCCCGTATCTATATTGATTCTCGGATGGATGAGACCTTCCAAGCTGCCTATGCAGAAGCGATTAAAAACTGGAATCAAACGGGAGCCTTTACCTTTGAGGTGGTAGCGGATTCAAGCCAAGCAGATATTGTGGCAAGTGAAATGAATGATGGATCGACAGCCGTAGCTGGCCAAGCCGAGAGTCAAACCAATCTGTTGACCAATCAGTTTATATCTGTAACGGTTCGCCTGAATCATTATTATCTATCCAATCCAAGTTATGGTTATTCTTATGAACGGATCGTGCATACGGCGGAGCACGAGCTGGGGCATGCTATCGGATTGGATCATACCAACGAGACTTCTGTTATGCAGCCTGCCGGCTCCTACTATGGGATTCAGCCTCAGGATGTGAAAGCTGTTCAAGAACTCTATACCAGTAGCGATTAGATGAAGTCGGTGCAATCTGAAAAAAATCAAAGCTCCTCCATCAAGTGATCGGTGGGGCTTTTTGTTCGTCCTGTTACAGGCTTTTTGCTATAATGGAACTATGAATAACTTGATCAAATCAAAACTAGAGCTCTTGCCGACCAGCCCTGGTTGTTACATTCACAAGGATAAAAATGGCACCATTATTTATGTAGGAAAGGCTAAAAATCTACGCAATCGCGTGCGGTCCTACTTCCGTGGCAGTCACGATACCAAGACGGAGGCTCTGGTATCTGAGATTGTGGATTTTGAATTTATCGTCACTGAGTCCAATATTGAGGCGCTTCTGCTGGAAATCAACCTTATCAAGGAAAACAAGCCCAAGTACAATATCATGCTCAAGGATGACAAGTCTTATCCCTTCATCAAAATCACCAATGAGCGTTATCCTCGTTTGATTATTACCCGTCAGGTTAAAAAGGACGGTGGTCTTTATTTTGGCCCTTATCCCGATGTGGGAGCGGCTAATGAAATCAAGCGACTACTGGATCGGATTTTCCCTTTTCGTAAGTGTACCAATCCACCGTCTAAGGTTTGTTTTTACTATCATATCGGCCAATGTATGGCCCACACCATATGTAAGAAGGATGAGGCCTATTTCAAGTCCATGGCTCAGGAGGTTTCTGATTTTCTAAAAGGACAGGATGACAAAATCATCGATGACCTCAAAGGAAAGATGGCAATGTCTGCTCAAAGTATGGAGTTTGAACGGGCAGCGGAATACCGTGACCTGATTCAGGCCATTGGAACACTTCGGACCAAGCAACGGGTTATGGCGAAAGATTTGCAAAATCGCGACGTCTTTGGCTACTATGTGGATAAGGGCTGGATGTGTGTTCAGGTTTTCTTTGTCCGTCAAGGCAAGCTCATTGAGCGGGATGTCAATCTCTTCCCTTACTACAACGATCCGGACGAGGACTTTTTGACCTATGTAGGACAATTCTATCAAGAAAAATCCCACCTGGTTCCCAATGAGGTATTGATTCCGCAGGATATTGATGAAGAAGCTGTCAAGGCCTTGGTGGATACCAAGATTCTCAAACCCCAGCGTGGAGAGAAAAAACAACTGGTCAATCTAGCCATAAAAAATGCCCGTGTTAGTCTGGAGCAGAAGTTTAATCTGCTAGAAAAATCTGTCGAAAAGACCCAAGGAGCTATTGAAAATCTGGGTCGCTTGCTCCAAATCCCGACCCCAGTCCGCATCGAGTCCTTCGACAACTCCAATATCATGGGAACCAGTCCTGTTTCAGCTATGGTGGTCTTTGTTAATGGCAAACCAAGTAAGAAGGATTACCGAAAGTACAAGATAAAAACGGTTGTTGGACCAGATGACTATGCTAGCATGAGAGAAGTCATTCGCAGACGTTATGGCCGAGTTCAACGTGATGGTTTGACTCCTCCAGATTTGATTGTCATCGATGGGGGACAAGGTCAAGTCAATATCGCAAAGCAAGTTATTCAAGAGGAGCTGGGCTTGGACATTCCCATTGCTGGGCTGCAAAAAAATGATAAGCACCAAACCCATGAACTGCTCTTTGGAGATCCGCTTGAGGTGGTGGAGTTATCACGAAATTCTCAGGAATTTTTCCTCCTCCAACGCATCCAAGATGAGGTGCATCGCTTTGCCATCACCTTCCACCGGCAACTGCGCTCCAAAAATTCTTTTTCATCACAATTGGATGGGATTGACGGTCTAGGACCTAAACGCAAGCAGAATCTCATGAAGCATTTCAAGTCTCTGACTAAAATCAAGGAAGCCAGTGTGGATGAGATTGTCGAAGTTGGTGTGCCAAGGGCAGTCGCAGAAACTGTGAAGAGAAAGTTGAACCCTCAGGAAGAAGTGGAGTTGGCTCAAGTGGCAGAAGAGAGTGTAGATTACCAAACAGAAGGAGAGTATCATGAACCATAAAATCGCAATTTTATCAGATATTCATGGCAATGCAACGGCACTAGAAGCAGTGATTGCAGATGCTAAAACTCAAGGAGTCAGTGAATATTGGCTTATGGGAGACATTTTCCTCCCTGGTCCAGGTGCAAATGACTTGGTCGCCCTGCTAAAGGATCTTCCTATCACGGCAAGTGTTCGAGGCAATTGGGATGATTGTGTCCTTGAGGCTTTAGATGGGCAATATGGCTTAGAAGACCCACAGGAAGTTCAGCTCTTACGTATGACACAGTATTTGATGGAGCGAATGGATCCTGCAACGATTGTCTGGCTACGAAGCTTGCCTATGCTGGAAAAGAAAGAAGTTGACGGACTGCGCTTTTCTCTTTCTCATAATTTGCCTGATAAGAACTATGGTGGTGACTTGCTGGTTCACAATGATACAGATAAATTTGACCAACTGCTAGATGAGGAAACCGACGTGGCAGTTTACGGTCATGTCCACAAGCAGTTGCTTCGTTATGGTAGTCAAGGACAACAAATCATCAATCCAGGTACGATTGGCATGCCCTATTTTGACTGGGAGGCGTTAAAAAATCACCGTGCCCAGTATGCCGTGATAGAGGTTGAAGATGGAGAATTGGTAAATATTCTATTTCGAAAAGTTTCTTATGATTACGAAGCGGAGTTAGAATTGGCCAAGTCCAAGGGCCTTCCCTTTATCGAAATGTATGAAGAGCTACGCCGAGATGACAATTATCAGGGGCACAATCTGGAACTTTTAGCTAGTTTAATTGAAAAGCATGGGTATGTAGAGGATGTAAAGAATTATTTTGATTTTTTGCAAAGTGAGAAATAAAGCGGGTAGCCCATATTTTGAAGTGAGGTGGTAGCCGAATTGTTTAGAAGAGAGTCAGACGATAAGGAAGAAAAGATGGCTTAGCTAAAGTTTGACATTGAAATTATTTTGTTATACAATGAACTTAATTCTTAATATAAAGGAGAACATTATGAAGAAAATTATTACAGCCAGTATGGCTCTTTTATCTGTTGTTGTTTTAGCAGCATGTTCAGGGAAAACAACGTCTGATTCTTCGACTAAGACTTCAAGCTCTGTAGAACAAACTTCTTCTTCAGAGACTTCATCAACAACGTCTAGTTCAAAGACAGAAAATAATGAGGTTGTTTTGATCACCGATGAAGAAATTGACAATGCTAAAACTGTTGGAGATGTGAAGAAAGTCTTTGGTAAACTAGTCGACAATTATAAAAAGCATGCAGTTGAAATTGGGGAAAAAATTCCAGAGAGTGGAAAAGAAGCATATAACGCCCAAGTTGAACCAGCGCTTAAGTCTATGGAGACTGTAAGAGAGTCATTTAACGAAAGCCTTTCAAGTATTGGTTCTGATGATACAGTAGTGCCAGAACAAACTCGTACTCTATTTGTTCAACAGTTGAAAACTGGACGTGACACAATGAAGAAAGCGCTGGAAGCGGCTTATAAAGCAATTGCTC
This window contains:
- the uvrC gene encoding excinuclease ABC subunit UvrC, which gives rise to MNNLIKSKLELLPTSPGCYIHKDKNGTIIYVGKAKNLRNRVRSYFRGSHDTKTEALVSEIVDFEFIVTESNIEALLLEINLIKENKPKYNIMLKDDKSYPFIKITNERYPRLIITRQVKKDGGLYFGPYPDVGAANEIKRLLDRIFPFRKCTNPPSKVCFYYHIGQCMAHTICKKDEAYFKSMAQEVSDFLKGQDDKIIDDLKGKMAMSAQSMEFERAAEYRDLIQAIGTLRTKQRVMAKDLQNRDVFGYYVDKGWMCVQVFFVRQGKLIERDVNLFPYYNDPDEDFLTYVGQFYQEKSHLVPNEVLIPQDIDEEAVKALVDTKILKPQRGEKKQLVNLAIKNARVSLEQKFNLLEKSVEKTQGAIENLGRLLQIPTPVRIESFDNSNIMGTSPVSAMVVFVNGKPSKKDYRKYKIKTVVGPDDYASMREVIRRRYGRVQRDGLTPPDLIVIDGGQGQVNIAKQVIQEELGLDIPIAGLQKNDKHQTHELLFGDPLEVVELSRNSQEFFLLQRIQDEVHRFAITFHRQLRSKNSFSSQLDGIDGLGPKRKQNLMKHFKSLTKIKEASVDEIVEVGVPRAVAETVKRKLNPQEEVELAQVAEESVDYQTEGEYHEP
- a CDS encoding alpha/beta hydrolase, coding for MAVMNIEYYSEVLDMEWGVTVLYPDASRVTEPECTDIPVLYLLHGMSGNQNSWLKRTNVERLLRGTNLIVIMPNTSNGWYTDTQYGFDYFTALAEELPQVMKRFFPNMTSKREKTFIAGLSMGGYGSFKLALATNRFSHAASFSGALSFQEFSPESQDLGSLAYWRGVFGEIKDWTASPHSLESIATKSDKKTKLWAWCGEQDYLYSANKLAVKNLKKLGFEVTYSHSAGTHEWYYWEKQLERFLATLPINFVLEERLS
- a CDS encoding metallophosphoesterase family protein — encoded protein: MNHKIAILSDIHGNATALEAVIADAKTQGVSEYWLMGDIFLPGPGANDLVALLKDLPITASVRGNWDDCVLEALDGQYGLEDPQEVQLLRMTQYLMERMDPATIVWLRSLPMLEKKEVDGLRFSLSHNLPDKNYGGDLLVHNDTDKFDQLLDEETDVAVYGHVHKQLLRYGSQGQQIINPGTIGMPYFDWEALKNHRAQYAVIEVEDGELVNILFRKVSYDYEAELELAKSKGLPFIEMYEELRRDDNYQGHNLELLASLIEKHGYVEDVKNYFDFLQSEK
- a CDS encoding M57 family metalloprotease, which produces MFWIIRLFLRFLLGIWRFFWRLVWTLIIILLLAFGVLWYLTGDFHSAVNQVEKMSQIGQGGWNQWQETGTLEVLSQNDSHQHAEGKWAQASARIYIDSRMDETFQAAYAEAIKNWNQTGAFTFEVVADSSQADIVASEMNDGSTAVAGQAESQTNLLTNQFISVTVRLNHYYLSNPSYGYSYERIVHTAEHELGHAIGLDHTNETSVMQPAGSYYGIQPQDVKAVQELYTSSD
- a CDS encoding ribonuclease J produces the protein MSNISLTTLGGVRENGKNMYIAEIDGSIFVLDAGLKYPENEQLGVDVVIPNMDYLFENSDRIAGVFLTHGHADAIGALPYLLAEAKVPVFGSELTIELAKLFVKGNDAVKKFNDFHVIDEDTEIDFGGTVVSFFRTTHSIPESLGVVLKTPKGSIVYTGDFKFDQTASESYATDFGRLAEIGREGVLALLSDSANADSNIQVASESEVGEEITQTIADWEGRIIVAAVASNLSRIQQVFDAAADTGRRVVLTGFDVENIVRTAIRLKKLSLANESLLIKPKEMSRFEDHELIILETGRMGEPINGLRKMSIGRHRYVEIKDGDLVYIVTTPSIAKEAVMARVENMIYQAGGVVKLITQSLRVSGHGNARDLQLMINLLQPKYLFPIQGEYRELDAHAKAAMAVGMLPERIFIPKKGTTMSYEHGDFVPAGGVSAGDVLIDGNAIGDVGNVVLRDRKVLSEDGIFIVAITVNRREKKIIAKARVHTRGFVYLKKSRDILRESSELINQIVEDYLQGDDFDWADLKGKVRDGLAKYLFDQTKRRPAILPVVMEAK